One Ricinus communis isolate WT05 ecotype wild-type chromosome 1, ASM1957865v1, whole genome shotgun sequence DNA window includes the following coding sequences:
- the LOC125369813 gene encoding NEDD8-specific protease 1-like, protein MCILLSSYLFSLTAIFLSLFLVFNIFLNFSDYNPEEMKKKGAQGTLSSDDLCLLKGPHYLSDSIIDFYFNYLSSFYSPDDDDNGILFVSPTVSFWLANCGDDPDTIKAFLEPLNLSSKNLIFFTVNDSDRVVHSGGGGGTHWSLLVFCREMNRFVHHDSCHGINYWKAVDLYDVVKEHVKRSSESSDTPAEEVGSRSDSEFPRKIKKKKNRQYEVPEAIFVEGRTPQQTNGHDCGLYVMAIAKAICQWYDSDEKNDEWFSTIDEEVHASLENSMRREVLKLITDEDVFVY, encoded by the coding sequence ATGTGTATCCTCCTTTCATCATATTTGTTTTCCCTTACAgccatctttctttctctgttTCTTGTCTTCAATATCTTCTTGAATTTCTCAGACTACAACCCAGaggagatgaagaagaagggtgccCAAGGAACTCTTAGCTCCGACGATCTTTGTCTTCTCAAGGGTCCACATTATCTCAGTGACTCCATTATAGATTTTTACTTCAATTACTTATCTTCCTTCTATTCTCCTGATGATGACGACAATGGTATTCTATTTGTTTCGCCAACTGTTTCATTCTGGTTGGCCAATTGTGGCGACGATCCTGACACCATTAAGGCTTTCTTGGAACCTCTAAACTTATCTTCCAAGAATCTCATCTTTTTCACTGTTAATGACAGTGATCGAGTAGTTCatagtggtggtggtggtggtacTCATTGGAGTTTGCTTGTGTTCTGTAGGGAGATGAATAGGTTTGTCCACCATGATAGCTGCCATGGTATTAACTATTGGAAAGCCGTTGATCTTTACGATGTTGTTAAGGAACATGTAAAAAGATCCTCCGAGAGTTCTGATACACCAGCGGAAGAAGTTGGCTCTCGGTCTGATTCAGAGTTCCCCagaaagataaagaagaagaagaacaggCAGTATGAAGTTCCGGAGGCAATTTTCGTAGAAGGAAGGACACCGCAGCAGACGAATGGACACGACTGTGGACTCTATGTTATGGCAATTGCCAAAGCTATTTGCCAATGGTATGATTCTGATGAAAAGAATGACGAGTGGTTTTCCACGATAGATGAGGAGGTTCATGCATCATTGGAGAACTCCATGAGACGCGAAGTTCTGAAGCTTATAACAGATGAAGATGTCTTCGTTTACTAA